In Planctomycetia bacterium, the DNA window ATTCTGCCCGTTGTCCGTGATCAGCACGCCCACCACGGCGCCGCGCCGCGTTTCCCGCGCGTCGACGTCCAGCACCGTACCCCGTACGCTGAACGGCTTATCCGGTTCCAACTCGGCAATCGGCCGCACGTCGCTCAAGTCCAGATAACGACGTGGAAAATTGAACAGCACATCCCGAGCGCTCCGCAAGTCCAGCTTGGCCATCAACTCGGCCCAAGCCGGGGAAATTCCCTTCACTTCGCTAAGAGGTGTCAGCAACAATTCCGTCGCGGTGGCCATGCCCTCATTTTAGCGGATGAGGGAGCGCCGCGTCATCGGCCGCGACGGGCTCGCACCCGGAACATCGCGACCGTGGCAATGCCGCCAGCGGCCAGCACCCAACCGGCTGGCTCGGGCACGTTCGACATAAACGGGAAGGAGCGTACCTTGGAGTAAAGGTCCACGCTATTCCGCGCGCGAAAATGCAGCAAATGCTCGCCGCGCGGAATACTGTCGACGAGCAAGTCGAGCCCCTCGACGTAATCCCCGAATTCTCCGTCGGCCGCCGCGAAGGGAATCCAATCGCCGAGATCGAGCCGGTATTCCGCGCCGTCGATCCAATTGATCGTCATCGGCGCGCCGGAGCTGCTAAGCGTCAAATTGTACGTGTTCAAGTTCGGAATCGCCGTCACCTCGGCCAGGGCTCGAAACCGGAACCAACCAGAATCTGAGTCGCCCTCCGTCAGCACGTTCTTAAGCACCGGCGGCGAGTCGAGAATATCCGGAATCGAATCGCCGTCCGAATCAACGTGCCCCACCTGCACCTTCGTGAATTGACTCATCGCCAACGAATTGTCCAGCATTAGCGCATGCGGCTGCGGCGCAGGGATAATCTGTCCGCTGCCATTACGTTCCGCGTTGCCGTTCACACCGTTGAGGTAGCCGCTATAGACGGTATTGCGGACCCTCGACTCTTCATATTCGTCAAGCGCGAAAAACGTATGGCCCAACTCGTGCGCCAGGACGCGATGGAAACGCTCGATGCCCCAGCCGTCATTGCCGTAGGTCATGACAATAGACGGCCCGCCAATGCTGGCAAAAGCGAACTGCCCGTTCGTGAAACGGTTGTCGTCGTCCACTGCGTCATTGACGACAAACACCGTCGTCGCCCAATTCGCACCATGTTCCAAGCGACCAATTTCGTTCAGCGTGTCCGCGTCATGGACGGGAAACCCCTCGTACAGCAAACCCGACAGCGCGTCATTCGACCACGTCTTCGCTGAGCTCAAGGTGCCGGGTCGCGTGATCGGCTCGTAGCGGGTCTCCAACGGAACGCCATCGTTGGCGTAGTCGACCGTGAACTTCAACCGCGCGTTGGGATGATAGCCCGCGGTCTGGCCTTCCCAAAAATCGACAGCCAGATCGATCTGTTCACGGACCAAATCGAGTTGCTGGCCCGACCAGTCTTCCTGATTTGGATCGATGGCCCCATTGCTCTCGACGAACACCACGTTCAAAGCGAAAGTGCCCAGAGCGAAGGCCGACTGGTCCATATACTCCGCGCCATACGGTAGGCTTGCCGACGCGGCCGGAGCCCCCGCCGCCAACCAAGCGATAGTCAGCCCAAGTAGCAAGTTGCGAGTCATGGAGTGCGTCAAAACCAGGGCGCGGAGCGTGGTGGTGATAGGCTCGATTGTAATTGAAATTTCCGATAAGTCGCTGTTTCTTGCTTTCCGCGGCGGGCTGCCTGGCTGCGTTGACCCTGGCCGCTGGCGTCCCGCCTACCGTCCTAAACGTCGTCCCGGGTATGATTTACACTGGTCGTCCCCTCCCCGCTCGTAGGTCCGCATGATTCTGTTGTCCGTCGAAAACGTCACCAAGCACTTTGGGCCGGAGCCGGTTCTGGACGGGGTTTCGTTCGAGATTCGGCCGGGCGACAAGGCCGGCCTGGTCGGGCCGAACGGGGCCGGGAAGTCGACCTTGCTGCGGATTGTCGCCGGTCAGGTCGACGCGGACAGCGGCCGGATCGTAAAGCATCAATCGGCGTCGCTGGCGTTCCTGGAGCAGCATCCGGATTTCACCCCCGGGGCCACGCTCTGGGATGAGGCCAAAACGGCCCTCGCGTCCTTGATCGCGCTCCAGCACGAGGCTGAGGAGTTGGCGCATCAGATCGCGGCGGCCGACGACGCCGAGCGCATGCGGCTATCGGTGCGCTTCGATCGCGTGCAACACGAACTAGAAATCCGCGACGCCTACCACCTGGACCGCAAGATCGAGCAGGTGTTGGATGGGCTCGGCTTTGCCCGGGCGGGTTACCACCAGCCAGTCGATCAATTGAGCGGCGGCCAGCAAAATCGGCTGCTCTTAGCGAAATTGCTGCTGGCTGAACCGGACCTGATGCTGCTCGATGAGCCGTCGAATCATCTGGATATCGAAGCCACGCAATGGCTGGAATCGTTCCTGGCCGAGAGCCGGCAAGCGGTCTTGCTGGTCAGCCACGACCGGTATTTCCTCGACAAAGTCACCAACCGCACGTTGGAATTATTCCACGGCACCGTCGATAGCTATACCGGCAACTTTTCGGCCTATTGGCGGCAGAAAGCGGAGCGGGTCGAAGTCGAGCGGCGGGCGTTCGAAAAGCAGCAGGAGTATATTGAGAAGGCGGAAGACTATATCCGCCGCAATATCTACGGGCAAAAATCCACCCAAGCGCAAGATCGTCGCAAGAAGCTCGAACGCATCGAGCGAGTCGACCCGCCACGAGCAATCCAAGCGCCTCCGATGGGTTTTACGCCCGCGTCGCGCACCGGCGATATCGTGATCCGCGTCGAGGGCTTGGCAAAATCCTACGATCGACCGCTATTCCAGGATTTGTCGTTCGACGTCTTGCGCGGCGAACGCTGGGGCATCCTCGGCCCTAACGGCACCGGCAAGACGACTTTGTTGCGTTGCCTCGTCGATGAAGAGCGTCCCACCGCGGGGCGAGTCATTCTGGGCTCCGGCGTGAAGATCGGCTACTACGATCAACGCCTCAGCGGCGTCGACGACGATCTCGAAGTGGTCGAAGCGGTCCGCCCTCCGAAGAAGGAATTCAATATCCAGCAGCGCCGCGATATCCTGGCGCGCTTCGGACTGACCGGCGATATCGTATTCCAACAGGTGCGCAGCCTGAGTGGCGGAGAGCGCGGTAAGGCGGCGCTCGCGCAGTTGGCGGCCCAAGACGCCAACGTCTTGATCCTGGATGAACCGACGAATCATCTCGACCTCTGGTCGCGCGACGCGCTGGAGCAAGCGATCAACAAGTTCGACGGCACCGTGATCATGGTCAGCCACGACCGCTATTTTCTCAATCGCGCCGCAGATCACGTCCTCGTCGTGGAACCGCACCGCTTTCGCGTCGTCGAAGGGAATTACGACACCTACCTCCATCTGACGCGCAACGCGACAAGCGCCACCAACGGGCGTTCGTCGGCACAATCGAATGCCGCGCCCGACAAATCGTCCAACGCCGCGTCAGGCGAAAAGCGCAAGCGCAAGTTTCCCTACCGCAAAGTTGCCGACCTGGAAAAGGAAATCTTCGACCGCGAAACCCGCATCGAGCAACTGCACCAGGAAATGGCCTCGCCA includes these proteins:
- a CDS encoding ABC-F family ATP-binding cassette domain-containing protein, which gives rise to MILLSVENVTKHFGPEPVLDGVSFEIRPGDKAGLVGPNGAGKSTLLRIVAGQVDADSGRIVKHQSASLAFLEQHPDFTPGATLWDEAKTALASLIALQHEAEELAHQIAAADDAERMRLSVRFDRVQHELEIRDAYHLDRKIEQVLDGLGFARAGYHQPVDQLSGGQQNRLLLAKLLLAEPDLMLLDEPSNHLDIEATQWLESFLAESRQAVLLVSHDRYFLDKVTNRTLELFHGTVDSYTGNFSAYWRQKAERVEVERRAFEKQQEYIEKAEDYIRRNIYGQKSTQAQDRRKKLERIERVDPPRAIQAPPMGFTPASRTGDIVIRVEGLAKSYDRPLFQDLSFDVLRGERWGILGPNGTGKTTLLRCLVDEERPTAGRVILGSGVKIGYYDQRLSGVDDDLEVVEAVRPPKKEFNIQQRRDILARFGLTGDIVFQQVRSLSGGERGKAALAQLAAQDANVLILDEPTNHLDLWSRDALEQAINKFDGTVIMVSHDRYFLNRAADHVLVVEPHRFRVVEGNYDTYLHLTRNATSATNGRSSAQSNAAPDKSSNAASGEKRKRKFPYRKVADLEKEIFDRETRIEQLHQEMASPEALRDGDRVRTLQQELTAQQTALPKLYEHWEEASELN